TAGGAAGTGGCGTACTCTCCCTAGCTCTCCGGTCTCTAGAGCAGCTAGATAAACGAAAAGTCTCCGGGGCGGAATAAAGGACGCTTAGCCGGCCCTTATATTCCACATTTGGAACTTCGAAAAGAGTACGTACTCATTTTCCAAAGGGTTCCCCCCCTCCCCGCCTTCCCATGCTTATCTTAAACTTATTGAAAGACTGTGGGTAATTGTTTTGTAAGCAGAAAAGCGAGTGATTTATCAAACAGGAATTTGAAATGGGCTTATTTCAAATAGATGAACTATGAAAATAGGCATTCTGAACCTTTGAgcgggggtgggatggggtaatGGTTTTGTGTAGTTTGGCAAATACTGGGTTAGAATTAAATAGGAGCTTTATTTGGGGGAAACAGTTGTTAGAACACCACCAGTGATGGCAAAACTGTGTATAGGAATTAAGTCTCCAAGGATTGTATTTTGTGCAAAGATTGTAAGGCCATGGAAACAAAACACTTAAAAACACAGGGTTTATTTTGTTTCGGTAGCTAAGCCTGTTTTCTATTTGGTGTGTAGCATTGTAGTAACATTTTGACCAAGAAAATAAGCCTGCTCAACAGAAAGACAAACAGCAAGTTCAGTCATGTGATGTTGCGATGGTTTTAGTCCTTAGAACATTGGAGAATTGTGTCTGTAATTTTCATTGAAGCCGTACAAAAGGTGTAGGCATGGCTATTTTTACAGCTTTTGAAAAAATACAGTTCGTATTGCTGAAGATTTTCTGTGCTTCTCGTGGACTTTGAAAAGACAGCCCAGTTTCCTATAAATTATCAATAGTATGTGATGTAACAGCTTCCCTGATTGAATTACCCTAGAAACTTTTTTTCTTGCCCTCTTTTTCATCTGCATGGTAATTTGGAAATCCACCTAATtgccttaatatttttaataactgttCTTATGGTGTTCTTATTTTGGTAAACAAGTGACTGAACTGCAGTGGCTGGTAACATTGTTCTAGAAAAGAACCCAATCATTTTAGAGGCTTCACTTTAGGTAGTAGTGGTGtctcttatttgtttttaaaattaaggagcAAGCACAATGAAAGCGGAATGATGAAAAATTTCCGTGTTaagtattttatcatttcttgACCAAATTTTGAGGTTCCTTGTCATTATTTAGCAGCAGTTGGGCTACCGTTTAGAAAGTTACTAATGCATCAAATCCTTATTTTGTGTATTATATTTATGAAGATGGTATATGCCTCTGTGTTACAAAGGAATTTTGTCTCTTGCCTTTGTTGGTTGCCTTTTCTTAACAGCTTTGGGATGCAGTTCATATACCATAAGTTTCACCCACttaaaatcatacaatatgtggtcttgtGACTGGCATCCTTCATGTAGCATAATGTttaggaaattatattttaaatctcataTAGAACTGACCAAGATTATCCTAGTATTCCAGCAGCTGGTATTCTAACACtaggaattctttaaaaaaaattagccccTGGACATTAGCCATTAGACCTTGTTGCAAAGAAAGGTTGAGATGGATTATCCTGAATAAGTAGTAAATGCTTATTTAGGTAGTTTCTGCGACAGCTTTATTAATGTATAAGAACAAATACTCTATTTTAATgagttaagaatccatcttggttttgttttctaaatagaattctaggttcaaaacttttgaggagataatagtgagGCTTTATTGGGTACTCTTCATACACGTGGGATGGAGAGTTGGCTTATAAAATAGTTCGTCTTCCGAATCTGTTTAACTTAGCCCAATTTAAATTGTATTaacagtttggtttttttttttttaatagactattTGTTTTATATAGATCTCATTGGTACAGGCTGATCCAAACATCAAAACTAGTTTCCTTGCTAGTGTTTCTTGCAAAGTGCTAATAATATTTATAGTAAAGATAAGTCAGTTTCCCTCTTTGGGAGGGAAGGAATTTGTTCATGAAACAGTACCTTTACACTGGGGGGAAAAATGTTCTAAATGATATAAAGCCACCACTTCTAAGATCTTTTCACAACAAATTAGATTGACTTTGCAAAGGTCTTAAGTTTTTCATTGGGAGGTTAACAAATGGGGGTTAGATCCTTTGCATTTTTTCCACTTCTGTTGCTAAATTCCCCTTTATAGAAAACGGTTATGTCTTGGGTTGCTgcgttcttttttgtttttgttttccccttaAGAAAATTATCAAGATCTCCAAAATGTCTCCTTTTCCCAAAGCCTACTTTCAGGGGGACTAGCTGATTAAATTGTCTAGCTGTTTATGTATCCAAGTAAACCTTTCCAGAGaccctcctttttttccccctctctctgctTTAGACAATTCCTAAAGGTGCTTGAAAATTTAAGCCTCTGTTGACTTTGAAAAAAACTTGTAACAGTCCTTATTTCCTTTCAGGATTCAGGATAGGTTCCAATCCTTTAAGGTTTAGTTATTTTGTTTGTAGCTTATCTCATTAGTTTTACAAGGCCCCTTAGAATCCAGTAACAGTTGCCACCATTAAATGATTACTGTGTTGCAGACTAAGCATGGATTCTTCTGAGTCCAGTGAAGTATAAGTATGACTGCTACATTTTACAGTTGAATGCAGAGGTTAAGTAGTTTGCTTATTAATAAATTAAGTAGCAGTGAGTGACAGACTAGGGATTCAAGCCAAGAGTTTCCTTTGTCTTAAAAGTTCTTCCCAGTTACTTTTGTGCATAAGAGTTAGTTGTAATGTCAGATAAAATCTTGAACATCTGTGTCTAGACTGGCACTTAAGATAGCGAAAAAAGGCAGAGTGGGACTAAGCACACATGTGCAAAGCAAACAAGTACAAAGGTTATTCATATACAGAGGAATTTGCTGAATAGCCACATTTGGATAATTTCTGCATTAGCTTATTTTAAATGCATGGGTTCTAGGGGGAAATTTTTCCTCTTTGCAGATGCTACCCCAAACAGTTGGGTTAATAATTAGATCGTGTGAAATTAAGTATTAATGAATACTGCTTATATGAAATATCCTCAAGCTTAAAGGAATCAAGTGAACAAATTGTTTTGTTTACAGgggaggaggtggtgagggaaAGGTTTGAAATATTCAGGTGAGTAGGATTCCTACAGCTGCATAGAGAAATTTATAAGATCTGGTAAGTTTCTGCAGCTGAAGGACTTCTGCATTAACCTCTTGAAAATGTTTGGGAATTGTAAAAAGAAAGGGTGATTGTCTCAGGATGGGAATTTGGTGGATGAGTTCTTTTGAGGGGGGAAGGAGGGCTGCTTGTACCCTAACTTTTTGAATGTGAttgcattaattaaaaaaaaaacacaaaaaactcaaAAGTAGTGAGTGAAgtggtttttaatacactatcttcAATAATTGCCAAACAGATGgctttaaaaagctgtttttgGGTGcccttttattttagttttaaaactcGGCCTAATTAAgtcagtaattttaaaacttgcTTTTGGGGAGTGTTTAAATCAGTTTTATAGTTAACaggacttttttcccccttcgaAAACAATTTGGTATGTTCAGAATTACAGTGCATCTGTTAAGGTTAGACTTTAGTACCATTTTTCCAACATCAATAGGAGTATTCATTGTACTTCTGACTTAGGCTGTTACTGTGAATGGATGGTGGTACTATATACAACTTCggaggttttgtgtttttttgaagaatttgtgTAACTTTCACGTGAATAATAAAACTTGGAAAATGTTAAGGAACATTTGAGACATGAAAAGATTAGAGTTGACATTAAGATGGACAGGGTCAAAAAAGTAGAGTTTGAAGACTGATGGTAGAATTATGaagttttcttaaaattacaACATTTTAATACTTAGAAATTCAGGATTGGGGGATGGGTTAGGTTTCACTGCCTTTACCCAGTCTTGTCTGCCCTGTAAGAGAAAGGTATTGTACCACTGTATAACCATATGTTACATTTGCTGTTGTGCACCACTGAGAGTTGGTTCTTCAGTACCTCTGGCAAGAGTGTATTTTGATTGACTGCTTTGtgtgcttgtttattttttatagcatTTAAATCAAACGGTATTGAGATGGATTGGGTTATGAAACATAATGGTCCAAATGACGCTAGTGATGGGACAGTACGACTTCGTGGACTGCCATTTGGTTGCAGCAAAGAGGAAATAGTTCAGTTCTTTCAAGGTACCTCTAGTATTAGTCAAAGTTTagtagtattttaattttatatttctattactcagtttttaatttgtaaaaccCATTTGTTTGGGGGACTTTTTGATTTGAGTGTATCTGGGTTAATGTATTAAGTTATGAAATGTGCTCCAGTTAATATTCAATACAGAATGTGTAAATATGTAAAACCTAACTAATGTGCAATGaacataattgaaaataattatgtATGATGAAATGAATCATGAATTAGCATATGGAGcatagttaaattttatttttttccatgtaaTATTAGGTGGCCTTTTGTGAGTGTGTATGTAATTTTAAACGACATTGGTCgcaaaaaaacaaattatatgatccagtaatatttgaaaagatcttCCTTTGTATTATGGGGTGATGGGGAAactaagctttttttttgttttgttttgtttagacttgttttaaatatttgattcagATGGGAATGTTTCAGCCTTTAACACTGTTCCCCTTGATGGGGTTATTTGTCCTTGGGTTAAAGGGTTGGAAATCGTGCCAAATGGGATAACATTGACGATGGACTACCAGGGGAGAAGCACAGGGGAGGCCTTCGTGCAGTTTGCTTCAAAGGAGATAGCAGAAAATGCTCTGGGGAAACACAAGGAAAGAATAGGGCACAGGTGGGGATGGAGAGTTTGGGATggtgttaaatttttatttttgggggttgtGGGTCACTATTGCTTTAATGGGGGGGTAACAGTAACATTTTTCTGGGGTAGTTTAAAAGAATTGATAATTATCTAAATTTAACTTGGAAACTACAGATTTGGGTGGGGAATTAATGCTAATAGTTTGCTTAAATTAAAattagattgtttccatttttctgtagGATGATGTTGATAAATGTTTTTGTATAATCAACTATTTTCTCTAAACATCTATTATATACTAAACAAAAAGAACTTGTATTTTGTGAATTGTTTTCAAATGActtaatttgtcttttaaaacttaaatattaattatttaagtTTGTAGGTATAAAAGAATGTTAACTTTTGGTGTATTTAGGCAATTTTAATTGGGTTATATCTAGATGTAGAAAAACTTACTGCATTTTGCCCAGTATTTTATTTACTCTAATACATTTATGCTGAAACCTGTACCTTAAACCATTTTCAAATAGGTATATTGAGATCTTCAGAAGTAGCAGGAGTGAAATCAAAGGATTTTATGATCCACCAAGAAGATTGCTGGGCCAGCGACCAGGACCATATGATAGACCAATAGGAGGAAGAGGGGGTTATTATGGAGCTGGGCGTGGAAGTATGTATGACAGAATGCGACGAGGAGGTGATGGATATGATGGTGGTATGTGTATCTAATGAACAAAGGTTctgttgtcattttcttaatgttcCTGACACTTTGTCAAGAAATACAGAAATGGCAGTAATTTCAGTACCTACTAGGTTTAATAAATCTGTTCATACAAATGTGGATTCCCATGGGCAGCTATGGGACTTGATTGATGCGTGTATTGGCACCTAGTTTACCTacacaaaaatttttaagagattgCCATGTTTTGACCTTTTCTGTTTGGCATCAGGATAAAAATTTTTATGTCTAAATGTGTGCTTTTCATACAAGTGTTaactgcttttttaatatacacTAAAATGGGTGTTGCAAACTTGGTTGGAGGGGTTGCAAACTTGTAACAATATAAGTTAACCATAGTGCTTGTCAgaagatacatttttataaactagATAATAAAAGTTTATCTCTTGAAAGCTTATTCATGTATTTCTCCTTAAATTACACAGGTTATGGAGGTTTTGATGACTATGGTGGCTATAATAATTATGGCTATGGAAATGATGGCTTTGATGACAGAATGAGAGATGGAAGAGGTAAATATTAAAGATGGTGATTTTTAGGTGAATTTTAGTATTTGCTTTACATGCACTTAGTATAGGTGACttgtatacaaaaatcaactcaggCATATTTCAGTGTATTCCTACATAGGGCTTTATATAGATACATACTTACAGAAAAATTTCCATATGATATTTAGAAAAACTTAAGTGTTAGGATTACTTGGGATGCCGGTGAAAAGTGTGTAAACAGGGAAAGGTGTGTATAGGAAAGAAATAatctttggaaattttattttttaggtatgGGAGGACATGGTTATGGTGGAGCTGGTGATGCAAGTTCGGGTTTTCATGGTGGTCATTTTGTACATATGAGAGGACTGCCTTTTCGTGCAACTGAAAATGATATTGCTAATGTGAGTAATTTTAGTAAGTGGTTTTATATATAATCATAGTGTCTAATTTGAGTATTCTATGTAACAAGTCAGTTCTAGTGGTTTGGTTTGGCTTTCCCAGACTGTGATTAAAAATGAGGAACTAAAAATAATGGTAGTAGATGGCTGCTATTACTGATTTGAAACTGCTTCATTACAAATTGGttagaaaataagcaaatttcAGCCCTTGGGGCCAAGTCAATCACTCATTATTTGTTGAGACCCCAATGGCCTACAAAGCTGAGGGTATTTATTATCTAGCccttaaagaaaaattttgccATTGATCTTACTGGGAGCCAACTGGACTAATTTTCAGGTGCTTTGGGGGGTGACTTAAATCTGATTAACTTGCAGTTagaattaaatgatatattttgggACCTATGCATATACAGTTGGTAGGTTTATCAGACTCTGTTCTGATTCATAATACCCAATTTCTCTGCATGTCAGTCTCTCAGGTCACTTAATTCAAACAATTTTGAAATACCTTTCTTGGGAGTGGGCCGAGGAAGCTTGCTTTTCTGAGTGTAGTCAGGAAAATGAGACTTCTTTCCTTAGAGTGTAAACTCTTCTCTagcttaaaatactttttaatatcacctgggttatttttaaagatcacttTGCATTTGTTTTAATAGACTTAAAACCAATGTGCATGGTAATTGTCTTTCAGtaatctaaaaagtaaaataagtgttttctttagttcttctcaccACTAAATCCAATCCGAGTACATATTGATATTGGAGCTGATGGCAGAGCAACAGGAGAAGCAGATGTAGAGTTTGTGACACATGAAGATGCAGTAGCTGCCATgtctaaagataaaaataacatgCGTAAGTAGTATAACCCTCTCATTTGTGATTCCTCAAATGTAAGAGGTTCTAGGAGCTTAGTGGTCTGGGACCTGAAACCATGTGGCTGCTAATAAGCTCAGACTTGGCTTTCTGATGGGGCTCTCTATTGAAGAGTTTAACTCAGGCTCTTTATACTTCACCGATTATTAGAGCTTAAGTTACTAAACAGGGAAAATGTTTGTTGCACTTAAGTTTTTATGCCATTTGGAAACATTGATAACTTGGGTGAGTTATTTCTCCATGTCATCAAATTTGTTTTTAAGCCATTAATCTCCACTAGTGATTCCCAAATTTGAGCACACATCAATCACTTGatacttaataaaaataagttgCCCTGTATGCTACCCTCAAGGTGCTAATTCAGTTCTATGAATGGGCCTGGAATACATATATatcaagggaaattttttttttttaatgggcacactg
The Bos indicus isolate NIAB-ARS_2022 breed Sahiwal x Tharparkar chromosome 28, NIAB-ARS_B.indTharparkar_mat_pri_1.0, whole genome shotgun sequence genome window above contains:
- the HNRNPH3 gene encoding heterogeneous nuclear ribonucleoprotein H3 isoform X1, with translation MDWVMKHNGPNDASDGTVRLRGLPFGCSKEEIVQFFQGLEIVPNGITLTMDYQGRSTGEAFVQFASKEIAENALGKHKERIGHRYIEIFRSSRSEIKGFYDPPRRLLGQRPGPYDRPIGGRGGYYGAGRGSMYDRMRRGGDGYDGGYGGFDDYGGYNNYGYGNDGFDDRMRDGRGMGGHGYGGAGDASSGFHGGHFVHMRGLPFRATENDIANFFSPLNPIRVHIDIGADGRATGEADVEFVTHEDAVAAMSKDKNNMQHRYIELFLNSTPGGGSGMGGSGMGGYGRDGMDNQGGYGSVGRMGMGNNYSGGYGTPDGLGGYGRGGGGSGGYYGQGGMSGGGWRGMY
- the HNRNPH3 gene encoding heterogeneous nuclear ribonucleoprotein H3 isoform X2, translating into MDWVMKHNGPNDASDGTVRLRGLPFGCSKEEIVQFFQGLEIVPNGITLTMDYQGRSTGEAFVQFASKEIAENALGKHKERIGHRYIEIFRSSRSEIKGFYDPPRRLLGQRPGPYDRPIGGRGGYYGAGRGSYGGFDDYGGYNNYGYGNDGFDDRMRDGRGMGGHGYGGAGDASSGFHGGHFVHMRGLPFRATENDIANFFSPLNPIRVHIDIGADGRATGEADVEFVTHEDAVAAMSKDKNNMQHRYIELFLNSTPGGGSGMGGSGMGGYGRDGMDNQGGYGSVGRMGMGNNYSGGYGTPDGLGGYGRGGGGSGGYYGQGGMSGGGWRGMY